The genomic window CCTTCACTCAATACAATCCCCCAGTCAGGCCCGCCGGTTTCATGGGAACGATGACAAATCCTGAGAGGCTCTTAGAATCGTTCGAGACAGCCTACAGGGCCCGGCATCGAGCGGAACCAGACAGTCCCCATGTCTATTCCGTGAACCACGCTGACGGACGTAGTAGGCCGCCAGACTGCCTTCCTAGGCTGTCCAAACTCAGGCGCGATATAGCGATGGCCTCGTATCGACCCGCTCGGAATTTCCCAGCTGGATGTACGTCCGCGCCTCGCGGCGGCCGAGGCCCGCCTCCTCGGTGCGATCGCGGCCCGCCCGATCGCCGGCGAATCCCGCCTCCCAGCGGCCCATCAGGTGGTCGACCACCGCATGGTGGAGCGTCGGCTGATTATCCTTGAGCGCGAACACGTAATCCGCCTTAGCGGCGACGACCACAGCGGCCATATCCCTCTGGCAGCCCATCGCGTCGATGGTGACCACGCCGCCGGCGACGTCCACCAGCCTGAGCAGCTCGGGGATCGCCGCGATCTCGTTGGACTTCTCGGCGCAGGCGAACTGGCCCAGCGAGAGCCCTTATTCGCTCGCCCGGACGGTCACCGAATGCAGCGCCCCCAGGCCGCCCTTGCGGTCGTGGCTGCGCCGCAAGGTCTTGCCGTCGACCGCCAGGGTCGGCCGCTCGACGCCGATCTCGGCCGCCGCCGCGCCTCGCAACGAGCGCAGCAAGGCGGCGAAGCGTGCCTGGGACGCCGACGAACGAAGGGCCATCATCACGCCACGGAAGACGTCCTTGGAGGGTACCCCGTGAGGCATCGAGAGGACCGACGCGAGCAGGTCCTTCTTCAGCGCCGCCCACTGGGCGATCGAGGTCGGCCCCGACGACCCGGCGAGCACCTAGATCACCGCCACGACCACCACTGTGGCCAGGGGATGCTTGCGATTGAGCGCCGACCGCGTGTCCTCGAGCTCCTGGAAAAACGCCAGGATCTCGTCCAACCCGAACCGCAGCTCGCTCGCCATCGGCCACCCCCATGCCCCGACATCGAGAGTCGCATGAAGGATGGTGTAACCGATCTCGGCCCCAGGCGCAAGCCGTCAAAGCCCGCGAAATCCACTTAAAGTGCGACCTAGCCCTGGGTCAGAAGGCGGGCGATCACATCCATCAAATTGGGCGTTGTAGACCGTTTCAGCGTGCAATCGAAATTCACTCCCAGGAAGGC from Aquisphaera giovannonii includes these protein-coding regions:
- a CDS encoding ISAs1 family transposase — encoded protein: MGQFACAEKSNEIAAIPELLRLVDVAGGVVTIDAMGCQRDMAAVVVAAKADYVFALKDNQPTLHHAVVDHLMGRWEAGFAGDRAGRDRTEEAGLGRREARTYIQLGNSERVDTRPSLYRA
- a CDS encoding transposase family protein, encoding MLAGSSGPTSIAQWAALKKDLLASVLSMPHGVPSKDVFRGVMMALRSSASQARFAALLRSLRGAAAAEIGVERPTLAVDGKTLRRSHDRKGGLGALHSVTVRASE
- a CDS encoding transposase family protein encodes the protein MASELRFGLDEILAFFQELEDTRSALNRKHPLATVVVVAVI